From one Rhineura floridana isolate rRhiFlo1 chromosome 4, rRhiFlo1.hap2, whole genome shotgun sequence genomic stretch:
- the HNRNPLL gene encoding heterogeneous nuclear ribonucleoprotein L-like: MSSPSSGEQYEEEEDGAYESQAKRLKPSAAAEEGEIEYGAEEGESRREKAAPRTGGFSGGDAGGSHHKVSVSPVVHVRGLCESVVEADLVEALEKFGTICYVMMMPFKRQALVEFEDIESAKKCVTFAADEPVYIAGQQAFFNYSTSKRITRPGNTDDPSGGNKVLLLSIQNPLYPITVDVLYTVCNPVGKVQRIVIFKRNGIQAMVEFESVLCAQKAKAALNGADIYAGCCTLKIEYARPTRLNVIRNDNDSWDYTKPYLGRRDRGKGRQRQAILGEHPSSFRHDGYGSHGPLLPLPSRYRMASRDTPELVAYPLPQASSSYMHGGNPSGSVVMVSGLHQQKMNCSRVFNLFCLYGNIEKVKFMKTIPGTALVEMGDEYAVERAVTHLNNVKLFGKRLNVCVSKQHSVVPSQIFELEDGTSSYKDFAMSKNNRFTSAGQASKNIIQPPSCVLHYYNVPLCVTEETFVKLCDDHEVLSFIKYKVFDPKPSAKTLSGLLEWECKTDAVEALTVLNHYQIRVPNGSNPYTLKLCFSTSSHL; this comes from the exons ATGTCCTCGCCGTCTTCTGGGGAACAGTACGAGGAAGAGGAGGACGGCGCCTACGAGAGCCAGGCCAAGCGGCTGAAGCCCAGCGCAGCCGCCGAGGAGGGTGAGATCGAGTATGGAGCTGAAGAGGGCGAGAGTCGCAGGGAGAAGGCTGCGCCTCGCACGGGAGGCTTCTCCGGAGGG GATGCAGGTGGAAGTCATCACAAAGTTTCTGTTTCTCCTGTGGTCCATGTCCGAGGGCTCTGTGAATCAGTTGTGGAGGCAGATCTTGTGGAAGCTCTTGAAAAATTTGGAACTATATG TTATGTGATGATGATGCCATTTAAACGCCAGGCTTTGGTGGAATTTGAGGATATTGAAAGTGCCAAAAAATGTGTGACATTTGCAGCAGATGAGCCAGTATATATAGCAGGTCAACAAGCATTTTTCAATTACTCTACAAGCAAAAGAATTACTCGTCCAGGAAACACAGATGACCCCTCTGGTGGGAACAAAGTTCTGCTGTTGTCAATCCAGAACCCTCTATATCCAATTACAGTG GATGTCCTGTATACGGTGTGCAACCCTGTTGGGAAAGTACAGCGTATTGTCATATTCAAGAGGAATGGAATACAAGCCATGGTTGA GTTTGAATCAGTTCTTTGTGCCCAGAAGGCAAAAGCAGCACTCAATGGAGCAGATATATATGCAGGATGCTGTACACTAAAAATTGAATATGCAAGG CCAACTCGACTTAATGTCATTAGAAATGACAATGATAGTTGGGACTATACTAAACCATATCTGGGCAGACGAG ATAGAGGGAAAGGCCGTCAGAGGCAAGCTATTTTGGGAGAACATCCCTCATCATTTAGGCATGACGGCTATG GATCACATGGTCCGCTGTTACCATTGCCAAGCCGATACCGAATGGCATCTCGGGATACTCCAGAGCTTGTTGCTTACCCACTGCCTCAGGCCTCATCATCTTACATGCATGGGGGGAACCCCTCAGGTTCTGTTGTCATGGTTAGTGGATTGCATCAGCAAAAGATGAACTGCTCAAGAGTCTTCAACTTGTTCTGCTTGTATGGAAATAttgaaaag gtgAAGTTTATGAAAACTATTCCAGGCACAGCGTTAGTGGAAATGGGTGATGAATATGCTGTTGAAAGAGCAGTCACGCATCTCAATAACGTCAAATTATTTGGGAAGAGACTTAATGTTTG TGTGTCCAAACAGCATTCAGTTGTTCCTAGTCAGATATTTGAGCTGGAAGATGGTACAAGCAGTTACAAAGACTTCGCAATGAGCAAGAACAATCGCTTTACCAGTGCTGGCCAAGCATCCAAGAATATCATCCAGCCACCATCTTGCGTGTTACATTACTATAATGTTCCGTTGTGTGTCACTGAAGAGACCTTTGTAAAG CTCTGTGATGATCATGAAGTTCTGTCTTTTATCAAATACAAAGTATTTGATCCAAAAC CTTCAGCCAAAACACTTTCTGGTCTGTTGGAGTGGGAGTGCAAGACAGATGCAGTGGAAGCCCTTACAGTACTTAATCACTACCAGATAAGAGTCCCTA ATGGCTCTAACCCGTATACCTTGAAGCTTTGCTTCTCTACTTCCTCCCACTTGTAG